The Candidatus Methylacidiphilales bacterium genome has a window encoding:
- a CDS encoding N-acetylglutaminylglutamine amidotransferase — translation MCGIFGEFRITAKAQEQHLYYQALQKIAYRGPDHQAIVHYQHCTLAHARLSLIDLDQRAHQPLISLDKRYTIVFNGTIYNYREITKTLQKLGHQFVTSGDTEAILLGYKEWGSAICEKLDGIFAFAIYDEVNQQLFLARDRFGVKPLYIYKNSQLIRFASNIDALLSFPDISITFNQPALHYQFSFHGAVPAPHTIVKEITKLPQATYSFFSRTQDEVSYQYWSLISCRAKTMISVQEMQDQTKQLLLSAVRKQINANEVPVAILLSGGLDSSLLAALMTKCSDQPVCTFSIGFEDHPSEEGNEFRYSNLVADHISSTHKVFLIPTIDLMKTLPSVIASMSEPMFAQDAVGFYLLAQEVKKEFNIVLSGQGADEVFAGYHWYQQFHANPQFSTFDLAYLDRSHENLLSLLNISPTTPDYSRQLAQRELSKPFADTFLDQALRFDITKLLVDDPVKRVDSMTMAHALEARVPFLDQFLVEFVATLPPEVKLQNQGKGILKKIAEQYLPREVIYRNKGYFPVPPLKYLQGETLTLVTDTLTSQNCKHRNLFNQKTIERLLTDPNNLGRTPIAGNTLWHATLFELWLQQKLPNCRLD, via the coding sequence ATGTGTGGAATTTTTGGAGAATTTAGGATAACTGCCAAGGCTCAAGAGCAACATCTCTACTATCAAGCCTTACAGAAAATAGCCTATCGCGGACCTGATCACCAAGCCATAGTTCATTACCAGCATTGCACGCTGGCTCATGCCAGGCTTTCTTTGATTGATTTAGATCAGCGCGCCCATCAACCTCTTATTTCTCTTGACAAACGTTACACAATAGTGTTTAATGGAACTATCTATAACTATAGAGAGATTACTAAAACGTTACAAAAACTTGGCCACCAATTTGTAACAAGTGGCGATACAGAAGCCATTTTATTAGGGTATAAAGAATGGGGATCTGCTATTTGTGAAAAATTAGACGGGATATTTGCCTTTGCGATTTATGATGAAGTTAACCAGCAATTATTTTTAGCTAGAGATAGATTTGGTGTTAAACCATTATATATCTATAAGAATAGCCAACTGATTAGATTTGCTTCAAATATTGATGCGCTATTGTCTTTTCCTGATATTTCAATTACTTTTAATCAACCTGCGCTTCATTACCAATTCTCATTTCATGGCGCCGTTCCCGCACCACATACTATAGTCAAAGAGATTACAAAATTACCTCAAGCTACGTATAGTTTTTTTTCAAGAACCCAAGATGAGGTTTCTTATCAATATTGGTCACTTATTTCATGCAGAGCTAAAACCATGATCTCGGTACAAGAAATGCAAGATCAAACAAAACAATTGCTCTTATCTGCAGTCAGAAAGCAAATTAACGCGAATGAAGTACCGGTTGCCATATTGTTATCTGGTGGACTAGATTCTAGTTTGCTAGCTGCCCTAATGACCAAATGCAGCGATCAGCCAGTTTGCACCTTTAGTATTGGATTTGAAGATCATCCAAGTGAAGAGGGTAATGAATTTAGATATTCAAACCTAGTCGCGGATCATATAAGCAGTACGCATAAGGTCTTTCTTATCCCAACAATTGATCTTATGAAAACGCTTCCGAGCGTTATTGCTTCAATGAGCGAACCAATGTTCGCACAAGATGCAGTGGGGTTTTATTTACTTGCTCAGGAAGTGAAAAAAGAATTTAATATTGTTTTAAGTGGACAGGGTGCTGATGAAGTTTTTGCAGGCTATCATTGGTATCAGCAGTTTCACGCAAATCCCCAGTTCTCAACGTTCGACTTGGCTTACCTAGATCGATCTCATGAAAATCTACTTTCTCTGTTAAATATATCTCCAACTACTCCTGACTACAGTCGTCAATTAGCGCAGCGAGAACTTTCTAAACCATTTGCTGATACTTTTTTAGATCAGGCACTTAGATTTGACATAACCAAGTTGCTCGTAGATGATCCTGTCAAGAGGGTTGATTCAATGACAATGGCTCATGCGCTGGAAGCGCGAGTACCTTTTTTAGATCAGTTCTTAGTTGAATTTGTCGCCACTTTACCACCTGAAGTTAAATTACAAAATCAAGGAAAAGGGATTTTGAAAAAAATTGCAGAACAATATTTACCTAGAGAAGTGATTTATAGAAATAAAGGATATTTTCCTGTCCCTCCACTTAAATATCTTCAAGGAGAAACTCTCACTCTTGTTACCGATACATTAACATCTCAAAATTGTAAACATAGAAATTTATTTAACCAAAAAACTATTGAGCGGTTGCTTACTGATCCCAATAATCTTGGTAGAACCCCCATAGCAGGTAATACTCTTTGGCATGCTACCTTGTTTGAGCTCTGGCTACAACAAAAATTACCTAACTGTAGGCTAGATTAG
- the tuf gene encoding elongation factor Tu, with product MSKEKFERTKPHVNVGTIGHVDHGKTTLTAALTMVMAKKFGGEVKGYDQIDNAPEEKARGITISTSHVEYYSTNRHYAHVDCPGHADYVKNMITGAAQMDGAILVVSANDGPMPQTREHILLARQVGVPRIVVFLNKADMVDDKELIDLVELEVRDLLKKYEFPGDETPIIIGSALKAVEGDQSDIGTKAIEKLVEAMDSFIPIPERPIDQPFLLPIEDVFSISGRGTVVTGRVDRGRVLVGDEIEIVGIRPTQKTTCTGVEMFRKLLDEGQAGDNVGVLLRGTKREEVERGQVLCKPGSITPHTKFEAEVYVLSKDEGGRHTPFFNGYRPQFYFRTTDVTGEVQLPSGTEMIMPGDNVKINVNLINAIAMENGVRFAIREGGKTVGAGVVTKIIE from the coding sequence ATGTCAAAAGAAAAATTTGAACGCACTAAACCCCATGTTAATGTAGGTACCATAGGCCATGTCGATCATGGTAAAACCACTCTTACTGCCGCACTTACTATGGTTATGGCTAAGAAATTTGGTGGTGAGGTTAAAGGGTATGATCAAATTGATAATGCCCCTGAAGAAAAAGCTCGAGGTATCACTATCTCTACTTCTCATGTTGAGTATTACTCAACTAACCGTCACTATGCGCATGTGGATTGCCCTGGCCATGCTGACTATGTTAAAAATATGATTACAGGTGCCGCCCAAATGGATGGTGCAATTTTGGTGGTATCAGCAAATGATGGACCTATGCCACAAACCCGAGAACATATTCTCCTTGCTCGTCAGGTAGGTGTTCCTCGCATCGTCGTCTTCCTCAATAAGGCAGACATGGTCGATGATAAAGAACTCATTGACTTGGTTGAGTTAGAAGTTCGCGATTTACTTAAAAAGTATGAATTCCCAGGCGATGAAACACCAATCATCATCGGAAGTGCGCTCAAAGCTGTTGAAGGTGACCAGTCAGACATCGGCACTAAAGCAATTGAAAAATTAGTAGAAGCCATGGATTCATTTATACCAATTCCAGAACGACCCATTGATCAACCATTCCTACTCCCTATTGAAGATGTCTTTTCAATATCAGGTCGAGGTACCGTAGTTACTGGTAGGGTTGATCGAGGTAGGGTGCTGGTTGGCGATGAAATAGAAATAGTTGGCATCAGACCAACTCAAAAAACTACCTGTACCGGAGTTGAGATGTTCAGAAAGCTGCTTGATGAAGGGCAAGCCGGCGATAATGTTGGTGTTCTTCTGAGAGGCACTAAACGAGAAGAAGTAGAGCGGGGTCAAGTGCTTTGTAAACCAGGAAGCATAACTCCACATACAAAATTTGAAGCAGAGGTGTATGTGCTCTCAAAAGATGAAGGTGGAAGACACACTCCATTTTTTAATGGATATCGACCACAGTTCTATTTTAGAACTACCGATGTAACCGGTGAGGTACAACTACCGAGTGGAACAGAAATGATCATGCCTGGAGACAATGTAAAAATTAATGTAAACTTGATTAACGCAATTGCAATGGAAAACGGTGTGCGTTTTGCAATACGAGAAGGTGGAAAAACAGTGGGTGCAGGGGTAGTAACAAAAATAATTGAATAA
- the secE gene encoding preprotein translocase subunit SecE translates to MNKISKSLKIDKNHPKESFKQRFFELSSSLFVFIKESAFELKKMVYPTRVETMTVTFQVLVAVIVLSLILWLIDLFFGWVVRNFLGF, encoded by the coding sequence ATGAATAAAATATCTAAATCATTAAAAATTGATAAGAATCATCCAAAAGAATCTTTCAAACAAAGATTCTTTGAATTATCAAGCAGTCTTTTTGTTTTTATTAAAGAATCTGCATTTGAATTAAAGAAAATGGTTTACCCGACACGAGTTGAAACAATGACAGTAACTTTTCAAGTTTTAGTTGCGGTTATTGTGTTAAGTTTGATACTTTGGCTCATCGATTTATTTTTTGGATGGGTAGTGAGAAACTTTTTAGGATTTTAA
- the nusG gene encoding transcription termination/antitermination protein NusG: protein MTDQQIEMKWYIVQAYSGNEQKAVVTLKERIARLNMTQFFGEILVPTENVIEIKSGQKRKVERRLYPGYIFIQMALTSESWHLIRHTPNLLGFIGGRGDQPEPIADNDINSIRGQIEEGVNKPKPKVLFSPGEFVRVTSGPFNDFSGTVEEVDFERNRLKISLTVFGRPTPVDMEFSQVVKLK, encoded by the coding sequence ATGACCGATCAGCAGATAGAAATGAAATGGTACATAGTTCAAGCCTATTCAGGAAATGAACAAAAAGCAGTAGTAACTTTAAAAGAACGAATTGCTCGATTAAATATGACACAATTTTTTGGTGAAATATTAGTTCCAACAGAAAATGTGATTGAAATTAAATCAGGACAGAAGAGAAAAGTAGAACGTCGGCTGTACCCCGGTTATATTTTTATTCAAATGGCTTTAACAAGTGAGAGTTGGCACTTAATTAGGCACACTCCAAATCTTTTAGGATTTATTGGGGGCAGGGGAGATCAACCTGAGCCGATCGCTGATAATGATATTAATAGCATTAGAGGTCAAATTGAAGAAGGCGTCAACAAACCAAAGCCAAAGGTACTATTCTCACCCGGTGAGTTTGTTAGAGTTACCAGCGGTCCATTTAACGATTTTAGTGGTACTGTAGAAGAAGTTGATTTTGAGAGAAATAGATTAAAAATTTCTCTGACGGTTTTTGGTCGTCCGACTCCTGTTGATATGGAGTTTAGTCAAGTAGTTAAATTAAAATAG
- the rplK gene encoding 50S ribosomal protein L11 has protein sequence MAKEITGYVKLQVAAGQANPSPPVGTALGPRGINIMDFCKQFNAKTESIEKGLPIPVVITIYKDKSFTFIMKSPPATILLKKASGIQKGSGVPNKNKVGKVTRKQLEEIVKVKQEDLNAFELDAAIRIIAGSARSMGLEVDGV, from the coding sequence ATGGCAAAAGAAATAACAGGGTATGTAAAATTGCAAGTTGCAGCAGGCCAAGCTAATCCAAGTCCTCCAGTTGGCACTGCTCTTGGCCCAAGAGGAATTAATATTATGGACTTTTGTAAACAATTTAACGCTAAGACAGAAAGCATAGAAAAAGGTCTTCCGATACCTGTTGTCATTACTATCTATAAAGATAAAAGTTTTACCTTCATAATGAAGTCACCTCCTGCAACAATACTTTTGAAAAAAGCATCTGGAATCCAAAAAGGAAGCGGGGTGCCAAATAAAAATAAAGTTGGTAAAGTCACAAGAAAACAGCTTGAAGAAATCGTCAAGGTAAAGCAAGAAGACCTTAATGCTTTTGAACTTGATGCTGCTATTCGGATAATTGCTGGTTCCGCTAGAAGTATGGGTTTGGAAGTTGATGGAGTGTAA
- the rplA gene encoding 50S ribosomal protein L1, which yields MKRSKRYISAQSSINRETFYVLIDAIEILKKTPITKFNQSVDIAIVLGIDASKSEQTVRGAITLPHGVGKTKRVAVFAEGEHAHKASQAGADIVGTDDLAKSIKEGVFDFDILIAMPSTMKYVSTLGQILGPKGLMPNPKLGTVSNDVEIAVKNAKSGQAIFRNDKAGIIHTSVGKINFSSDKIVDNIKTLLSEIQKLKPSSSKGLFLQKLYVSATMSPSVRIDMSGLR from the coding sequence ATGAAAAGAAGTAAAAGATATATTTCTGCCCAATCAAGTATTAATAGAGAAACGTTCTATGTTCTAATTGACGCCATTGAAATTTTAAAAAAGACTCCGATTACTAAATTTAATCAATCGGTGGATATTGCAATCGTTCTCGGTATAGACGCATCTAAATCTGAGCAAACAGTTCGAGGGGCGATAACGTTACCTCATGGAGTAGGTAAAACTAAACGTGTTGCAGTTTTTGCCGAAGGTGAACATGCTCATAAAGCTTCACAGGCAGGCGCAGATATTGTTGGTACTGATGATCTAGCTAAATCAATCAAAGAAGGCGTTTTTGATTTTGATATTTTAATTGCCATGCCTTCTACTATGAAATATGTTTCAACATTAGGACAAATTCTCGGTCCTAAAGGATTAATGCCCAATCCGAAACTTGGCACCGTTTCAAACGATGTTGAAATTGCGGTAAAAAACGCTAAATCAGGGCAAGCAATATTTAGAAATGATAAAGCTGGAATTATTCATACATCAGTTGGTAAAATCAACTTCTCTAGTGATAAAATAGTGGACAATATAAAAACCTTACTCAGTGAAATCCAAAAGTTAAAACCATCTTCAAGTAAAGGCTTGTTTTTACAGAAACTGTATGTGTCTGCAACTATGAGTCCTTCAGTGAGAATTGATATGTCTGGACTGAGGTAG
- the rplJ gene encoding 50S ribosomal protein L10 — MTLNRSQKELIVAEIKELAEKSSSLVVATYTGMNNAELTLLRSAARKAQVKIKIVQNTLARVGFKNTSFESANDRLHGHLLYAFSLGEMVGAPRLINQALASYSNLKPALIVIEGRVFEKDELGRVANLPNRQEAIAILAGLLKMPVTKLARTLFQIPQKLASTIHAISLNKK; from the coding sequence ATGACATTAAATAGAAGTCAAAAAGAATTAATTGTTGCGGAAATAAAAGAACTTGCAGAGAAGTCAAGTTCTTTAGTTGTTGCAACCTATACTGGTATGAATAATGCTGAGCTCACATTGCTTAGAAGCGCAGCAAGAAAAGCTCAAGTGAAAATTAAAATAGTTCAAAATACATTAGCACGAGTAGGATTCAAGAACACTTCTTTTGAAAGCGCTAATGATAGACTTCATGGACATTTGCTTTATGCTTTTTCGCTTGGAGAGATGGTAGGTGCTCCGCGTTTGATTAATCAAGCACTTGCGTCTTATTCAAATTTAAAACCTGCTTTAATTGTTATTGAAGGAAGGGTATTTGAAAAAGACGAACTAGGTAGGGTTGCTAACTTACCGAACCGTCAAGAAGCAATTGCTATACTTGCAGGATTATTAAAAATGCCAGTGACTAAACTTGCTCGCACACTTTTTCAAATCCCGCAAAAACTAGCATCAACAATTCATGCAATTTCATTAAACAAAAAATAA
- the rplL gene encoding 50S ribosomal protein L7/L12 — MSLTNDQIIEAISSKSVMEIVDLVKAMEEKFGVTAAQAVVAAGPASGGAASVAEPVKDSFNVMLLKSGDNKVGLIKVVKELTGLGLKEAKDLVDGAPKIIKENLPKKDAEEVAKKLTDAGAQVELK, encoded by the coding sequence ATGTCGCTTACAAATGATCAAATAATAGAAGCTATTTCAAGCAAGTCAGTAATGGAAATCGTTGACTTGGTCAAAGCCATGGAGGAAAAATTCGGAGTTACTGCCGCGCAAGCAGTTGTGGCAGCAGGTCCTGCAAGTGGTGGTGCTGCTTCGGTAGCTGAACCAGTAAAAGACTCTTTTAATGTAATGTTATTAAAATCTGGGGATAATAAAGTTGGTCTAATTAAGGTAGTCAAAGAGCTAACTGGACTAGGCCTTAAAGAAGCAAAAGATTTAGTTGACGGAGCTCCAAAAATTATTAAGGAAAATCTACCTAAAAAAGATGCAGAAGAAGTAGCTAAGAAATTGACAGACGCTGGCGCACAAGTTGAGCTTAAGTAG